The sequence atttatttagtctaaataaataagtgacaaaataaataaataaaagattaaatagataaatgaataaataaattcataaataaatgactacataagtaaatacattaataaataagtaaatacattaataaataaatgactaaaagtgaaaataaaaaacggatttatttccatttatatatatattttatacaattttcgaattatattttttatgttcatttttattttcacttttagtcatttatttattaatttagtcatttatttattttggtttttggcagttttggtcctccatacaacgcgatggaaaaaaagaaaaacaagaaaaagaacaaCTCGATAGTcagtaattaaataaaatagagcAATGAGCTATCAATGCCACTTTGCTCCCTTTTTACGAACGTTAAATTAGaactttttcaaaatgaaagATCTTGcagaaagatttattttttatttttagctggGACTTTCAATAAAGTCCATAAAATATAAGGCTCTCAAAATCTCAACATATCATACCATtcctttcctttaaaaaaaataaataaataaaatcttctTGTTTTGACAGTGGGCAACAAAGCATGCTACTGACACCTGCAGGACTCAGATGAAACAGCAATAAGTGTCAACATTCATGAAGGTCCATTCTTCcacaaaattgaattgaaaatcaaGTTAAGTATTTGGTTGAAATTCGATTAATTGCAATCAAATACAGATCAATTAATTACAAAGATAACATTTTGATTAAGTTTCATAAGgaaagggactttgaacatttgtcTCGAATTGAGAACTTTGTACACCAGAGGGCAACAAAATTACATAAATGGCAGGAGGTGGCTGTCACGTTGCTCCTGCTATTTTTAGGATTAGGTGAAGGGTCAAGACCTCCTGTGAGACACTTTGACATAACAGGCTTTGGAATTAAACACTTATTTGCAATCAATTGATCATACACTTTGTAAAAGACGGTAACATACAGGAAGGTGAATATGAAATGGACAAAATCTGAAGATGATACATTTGTACAACATAATGTACAATTTGTTCATTGTTTTGAATAAATAAGGTTTAATAGCAAAACGTACTACATATTCATCTCTCCATGCCAGCGAGTCAGCGACGtatgacaggcagaacaattaaatgttcttccactagatggcagaaaggTACAATTTAGCCTGCGTAGCCACCTGTTAACGTTCAGACAACAGACAATTTCACAGTAAGTCCATCAGACAATAAATTGAGTCGAGATTGTTTggtatttgtactttttgttacatttgtgtTTGGTGTACTGTGAGATATTTCCCTCAGCTTATTATAATAATGGCCCAACTCATAgtgataaaaaatattttgtccctCAACCATCTCACGATGCTAATTTGCTACAACCGGCTACATCCTTCCTCAAACAGATCATTTAGTtgtttgaaatgaaattattCATAAATTTGATGATGAGTGGTTCAGataatggctggatggatgaataatataGTCAAGACAAGCTCAGTTCagtttttcatgttttcttaaaagaaaaaagatgcaTAATGGCTTAGGACGGTGGCGATATAAAATATATCACTTGGCTGGTGAGGATAGTTATGCCTTATTTTAATTTGACCACTCCCCCCCCAGAAACAAATACAGTAATCTAACACAATACAATTTTCCAATAATTGCACATCAATTACTTGGCCTAATTACTCAGCAATTGTGGCAGAATGCTGCAACATGTCATCAGCAGGACGGCGAACTCGCAACTCATCCAGTCAGCGTTTCTTTTCAGCGTTTCAGGAATTGAGCACACGCGACATTCAAGAGTTcaaccaaaataaaattcatcCGTTAGCTATACACATTTGAATATTACTAGTTTATAATAACAATGTCTTACTAGTTACAGAAGTAATCAGATGACTTTTTTAGAGTCATTGTAGCTCTTAGTAGAGGTTGGCCAACACTGACCTACATGAAGTCATGGTCAGCACAAGCATCAAAAAATCAGTCAGGAGAATATTtaaccttgagtcacttttggCCCCAAAACAGATTTTTAAACGATGAGCCGACCCCGCTTTTGAATTTATCTGACCTAGTTCTCCTACAGTCGCATATGATTGGCATGTTCAGGCGGCAACGGGGTCACATTCTCTGACTCAGTCAAGCTGCAGCTGCTGTTGCTTGACTGACATTCAGCGGCGAACCGGACCAGCAAGGACTCCTCTGCTTGCCTCAACACTATCAGAAACACTGACCTACATTCACCGCCTAAATATCGCTTCCACGGAATTGTATTCATTTGTTTGCTTCATTTTAAACTGTTGCATTTGGCTGCACTGCTTTTTTGTACGTTTATGGAGATAATCGCCCCcccaaccccaaaaaaaaaaaaaaaaaaaaaaaaagcagccacaGAGCCTTGAAGAAGTAATTCAAAGTCCTTAttctaactagactaagtgcaatttctgtagaaattgtgtggaaatgctgaaagctgaatgctaataggtgaatgctaagatttgaatgcatgtgtaaATGTTCTGAAGTAAATTGACAGatatattatgaaattatgtttACTGGagaatgcactttaccaactatgcttcagcattcccacaattaagtaCAAAAATAAGGGAACAAATTATGACAAAGTGACACTTTGTTCCCAGGTGTGGCCTCCTTGCTCAATGTCTCTCTGAGCCGCCTcagggaaattaaaaaaataaataaaaaataaacagaccAGAGCCAACTGATTGAAGAACAAAAGCAACTCATAGTTGATCATGACTTTATATTGATTAACAAGTTTAAGTCATTCCATCACCAGGCTCGTAACTTAAATCAacatttcccattgaaatgaatagaaatgtaaTTGATACAACTTGCAACTTGTCAAGTCTTTAATAAGTTTTAAACAATTGAGTCTCAACTCAAGTCCTTCAACCTGACTCGAGTCAAGTTATGTAACTCAGGTCTCCCGCCTTCGCATTCTTGAAACTTGGGCGGACTTTGGGGCAGTGATCCCAAAACACACATCCAAATTGCTTTCCCAATGGAATCGTTCCAGGAAAGGAACACTGTCAGGTGTGCCAACAACAGTGATTAAAGTATGCCAACTAGAATTATGTAAGAAGTTGGTCGATAGCAACAAAGGGCAGGTGGTTTGATACTTGGAAATAGATTTAGCCCTCAAGACTATGATCTTCTAAACGGCTgcatagcatgctaacttagcacacAACAGGTACAAGTAACTACAACACAGATTTAACAATTGTACACACGCTCCAGAAGAAGCTAACTGTCTTCGCTAATATGTGAaatgatgctagctagctccaTTACTGCGTGACATTCAATATCGTAACTTAGCGTTTGCCAACCGCTCTCGTCAAGCTACGTAGGGCCCACAAAAGCAGGCCCTGTAACATTCAcctgttgaaaaaacaaaagcttTTGTACATAGTAAATGATATGATTGTTTGTGCAACTTACCTGTCTTGTTGGTGTTGCacgtttgtttgattttattttaactctgGTAATAGCATGTGTTTTCTGTCGTCTCCTCTTGGTAATTTCCTTTTTGCAGCTACTGTACATGATTTACCGACTCAGCTGCAGCCTGTAATTGTGCCTTTCTGCTGAAAAGTATTCTACGTCAGTGTTGGACTTTTCTTGACACTTTCATTAACTTTTGCGCCAACAAAGTCCTAAAATTGGTGACTTCAACTTGACTCGGTCAAGTTACGTAACTCGAGTCCTCCGCCTTTGCATGCTGGAAACTTGAGCTGTAATTTGGCTGCTTCAACGGGACAGTGAATCCAAAACACACATCAAAACTGCTTTTGTAATGGAAGGCCAGCTCCGTCCCCGGAAAAGCAACTGTGCCAGTTGTGACTATTAAAAGTACGCCAACTAGAATTATGTCAGAAGCTGGTTGATAGCCACAAAAGGACATCTGTTgccttatttttaaattgttgaaTGAGCGGCCCCGTGTTTAGGTGTCGCTTTTATGAAATTCTGTTCGGTTGACGTGCATTAGTTAAAGGGCGGTACTGCCACATCAAATATGGCGGGCACGCCGACGTCAGGAATACTCACACAAAGTGGAGTCTACATTCATATGCTTTAACAGCGATCGCTTGTAATGGTAGGGTTTTAAGATAACAGTCTCCGTAATGAATAATCGATTTATCACTTTATGTTTTCTCACTTATGCACAACTGACTTGAAGTTTAGTTTGTATtcgatatatatatagttaaaaTGTCCAGCTAGCTAACATAGCTTCAAAGTTCACACAGCTTACATCAGTCTGATGACGTaggtatgtccatccatccattttcttgaccgcttactcctcacaagggtcgctgggggtgctggagcctatctcagctactttgggcagtaggcggggtacaccctaaactgtttgccagccaatcgcagggcacacagagacgaacaaccatccacactcacacgcacaccgagggacaactcgaagcgctcaattaacctgccacgtatgtctttggaatgtgggaggagactggagtgcccggagaagacccacgcagacacggggagaacatgcaaactacacccaggaaggccggagcctggacttgaacccgagtcctcagaactgggaagcggacgtgctaaccactcgctacCCGTAGTAAGTACATTCAAGGTATAAGCTATTCACACTAGTTGACTCACAAGTTGTAACTTTAACATATACTAATATTGTTAAGCTTTCTTTTCATATGTTATGTATTGATAGAATGTTTtggcaaagacaaaaaaaaaagtaaacctcATGAAAATCATTGAGCAATTAGTCAGTTGCGAGTCACTGTGTTGCCTTTTAAGGTAAAATTGCCCCTACCAACATGGCCACCACATAGTCGTGTTGGCTAGCTGCGCTGCTGTCGCACACTGGCATATGTTGTCCTCATTTCTTTGATTACTTCAGTACATACCAAAGTAGGTATTTTTGGGGATGTATTAGTATTTTTGTAGTATTTGAGTTTAAGCAGCACatactttttcattcttttccaTACAAAAATATgcgtacttttacttgagtatgcAGTGCTTGTCCAATTTGCGCGCCTACATAATGATAAGCTGGCTGGCGAGATCGTATGagtcagaaaaatgtcgcatccCGTCCTCCAAAGTTTATTCTTACTGCGGTCGGTGACATTGCACTCTTACGTGCAACAGGTCAGGGTGAAGCTAATTTTAACTGCAGCCCGCCGAAACGCTTTGACGGGGAACATCAAACTGCTCCACTACATAGAACGTATCAAAGTCATTGAATGAGTGACTAGTTTGTGATAAGGAAGGGGCCATGCTCAGGTCTTGTTGACTTGTTTTCCCGTTGCAGGCCGTGTTGCCGACCAGACGCCTTTTGCCCCAGATTCCTCACCGGCTGCGACAGAACACAACAGAAACAAcaggtttatttttgttttctatttatttaaccaggttGGGCCCATTGAGATCAAGAGCCTTCTTTTTAAGAGAGACAAGCGAGAGACAAAATACAATTTAGAAAGGCATCAATAAATTGTTCAGTTAAAACATCAACATTCTCTGGAGGCTGTTTCCACGTCTTTCAATCTGCAGGTGTGTGCAGATCAGTACCCAAAAGACGTCctcccaatttctgtctgggaCAAGAACGAATCAAAACAAGAACCCCAAATAAAAGACCGATCCAAATGTACCCTCTGCTAGgggtgtgcaattaattgaaattcaatccCAATTCCAACGATTACACTCCATAATTACAAAACCAGCATAATCATGAAAACATaaaagattcattttaatttttgagttgtttaaatgtatacatttgcacatttttttaaattttaaataactaatttaataaattttatttcatccaaaaacaacttgcataattatggcGTTTCAAAGAATattatcttaatattttttacgtttaaacattttttgatgatcgtcctaattgtgatttcaattactaccaaaataatcgtgatgaatattttcttcataatcgagcagccctaccctGTCCTACATATCGTATGACAAGCTTCCTCTGAAAAAGTTTCAATTTTTCAATTGAGGCTTGACAATTCACTCGACGTGCTTTAATATAGAAAAGAATCCCAACTACCTTCATTGGCCAAGTAAGTAAAACACTTTCAGAATTTGTCTCTGGTGGTTGGAGCTAACAAACAGCAAACAAGCCACCATCACAAAATACACGTTTAGGACAATGTTCTTCAAAGTGTGCATAATGTTGCAATAGATTACAAtaaggaatctttttttttttttttttttttttttaaagaacaaaacCACTCTTGTTTTTGATGAACACTCGGGGCTACTATAGTTCTGCATTTTAATGTTTGTTATTATAGTATAGAACTTGGAGAGCAAAgtaattttgttgttgtgtaaAAGTTTGAGAACTACAAATCATATAATTGTGTTGAACAGTCGTAAAAAGTGAAAGAGGACCTGTTGTTCTTCATTTTTGCAATCAGGCCCGCTTGTCATGCGGCACGCCgatgttgtgttttgttgtccAACGTGCATCATCGGCTGTGTGGTACATGCTGAACTTTCCCCTAGAAAACTCTTGAGACCACGCCCCCTGCCTTCCTCCCCGGCTGGGTGGGGAGATTTTTGTTTGACCTCACTGacacccgactttttttttgcctggatcGGATcgtggggctttttttttatttatttatttttatctccgATTCGTCTGCCCGGAATAGATCGAGCGGCTTTTCTGGGCTGGGGGAGGACGtgtaaacaacataaaaattgACTTTTACACTGCATTTGTCTTCCCAATCAGCCTCTCGATCGCCAGTCTGACTAAGAGCAAACTTTGTTCAGTGTGCTTTGTCAGCCTGCCCACTGTTCTTTTGGTTCCTAGAAATGTTTGCACATATGAGGGAACACAGTGGGACTAGTGGTTATGTCTGCCATACAGTTCTGAGGTTGGGGATTCAAATCTGTGCTGTGCggattttgcatgttttttgacTACTCTGGTTtcgtcccacattccaaaagcttGCATAAAGAATATAGGTCAAGTGAAATCTATACAGCAGCCGTTCTCAACTGACCCACTTTCACACAAGCCTCTGAAAATAGTGAACCtgcataaatttaaaaaaataaaaaaataaaattaaatgattGTTTTGCAGTAGCGCGGCATGTTGGATGAGtgattagcatgtccgcctcactCGGGCACTCGGGTTCgattccaggctccggcctttctaggtggagtttgcattttctccccgtgcctgtgtgggtcttctccgggtactccggtctcctcccacattgcaaagattcaattcagggtgtacccgacCTACTGCcgatagccagctgggataggctccagcatcccccgcgacccttgtaagtggttcagaaaatggatggatgttttgcaGTAGATATTTTTCTTCCCTTCGTGTGCGAATGTAGAATTGTCAATAGTGAGTAGGAGGTGTGAGCTGCTGATTGGATGGCTCAGCCTGATTGCAGCCACGGGATTGGTCAGACGAAGAACAGGAGCCACCAGCCGAATGATTGCGTTTTGTTTGTTACCAGTGAACTCATCAACAGTATGAAAGCATCTAATCAGTTAAATGATGAGTGAGTTCAACAGCTGATGTAattacttttgtgtttttgataGATTAGATCTTGTgcactgaaaaggaaaaaacaaaaacccgacTATGGAAAATAATTGCTAGAATTCCTTGTTCAGTAGCCGGCAGTTTGCTTGAGTATTATTCTCAATTTGAATTTCAGACCATGAAACACATGCCAATAGTGacaacaaaatatatttctattacATTAAATGTGATATTAAAGTTCACTTGATGTTACAAAAAGATTTACTGAAAgacgaaaaaaaatccttgtacGTAATTCCCAGTCCCTTCCAGTTCAGCCACATCCCAAAAGAGGTTAAATgctacagaaaataaatacagtagatGGATACATTTATTTTCTCAGTACTGCACTTTCCAGATGTGTGTGAAGTAGGAGTCcaacaaaaaactatttaaattgCAAAGTCGGTTTCGCATGGAATCAAACTAAGTCGAATCGTTCCGCTTCAGAATATATAAAGATACATAtcaaaatgtcttttattgTAGCGATACATCTTTTTAGGAAATGCCATATTTACAATACACGTTCATTCATATGGATGTCAAATGACAAGAAACTCGTTGCATCACATCCTCCAACTGACCCGTACCATATCGAACCAAATTGGAATCAAAATTAAACTCCAACTGTACTTAAATTTTTTACCCACCCCGTGTATCGAGTTTGGAATCGTCTTGACTGGAGAGAAGCACAACCCCAGTATGAAGTGACTCCTGCACAAATATCCAGACTGCTGTTATGACCCACACATGTCTTCCAGCTGCCTCTGCAGATCGCGTTCCTCCCTGACCTACATATGTGTTGAGCTGGAGCGTTATGTAATGGTGGACAATTCATGTTGCCAAACCACACAAGGTCTCTTGTGTTATGAAATAAGTCCTGTGCTGAGCTCACATGCAGGCTCCAAAAATACAGTCTGGACAGCAAAtctccagtttttttttctttttattttaaacagcaATGGTAATTCACAAGAAGAAATagatgaaaaacttttttttttttttggtcaagtaCAAATAAAACTATACAGGCAAAAAACATTTACTGAAAAAAGCGAGTCCTCTTCACCGCCACCATCTCCATCTGGTCCGCGATGGCAAGTTGGCAGTGAGGAAGCCGcgggatgaggatgatgatgggaATGAGGATGACGGGCCtctaggaggaagaggaggccggcggcggcggcggcggcggagggctTGAGGCCTCAAACTTGCCGACGTCGTCGCTTTCACTGAGCTTCGGAAGCGACAGCATTTCCCTGGCAATGCAGGTCACCTGACCGTTGGCCACTGTGTAGCTTCCGTTTCTGCAAGCAAACAACCGAGCAACAGATGAGAACCACGTTTTCACCATGGATAATTGAGAGCCAAGAGacgaatggacgccgtcttgtcAGTTGGGAGCATATTTATCTTTAGATGTGAGGCCTATTTTATTAACaactccacaaaatatctcaagTGTGAAAGTGAAAGTGTCGATGTGTTCACTGTAATAGAGCGGCCTCAGCGGTGTCATGGCGCATCCGATAACTAACTAACATCggaaaaaggagtcactataacacaatttatcaGTAATAAATTAAGTTGTAcggcatatatttgtggggaatgGCGGcaggttgtattttacaattttaaaatgtgcagaagctcgcaagttacttattgtttacatttacacagctcttattatgaaaagaacacatcgatcgtttctggttcctatgcagtcaatattcatcattttacaatgcacatccttaacaaaataaaagcatccagcaaacgcatatatttgtgggaacTGTGTTGGATTTtagagttttaaaaatgtgcataatttcacaagttacttcatgttaaaaattaggcagctcctaatatgaaaagaaaaatgcactgagatgtcactattgtcttacaaatgcaattatgccatgttgtagtgcagtgtttctcaattccgatcctcaggcccccctagccagcctgttttccatgtctcccaattgcaacgcaggtgaggatcgttatcaggcttctctagagctggctgattagctgtcattggaatcagctgcattggcaattggagacatggaaaacaggctggctaggggggcctgaggaccggaattgagaaacactgttgtagtgacagaaaacacaaattagtcacactttgtttttttacagtacagtacatattttatttttttaatggaattgttatgaaattactgtatcaatgattaaaaaataaaatcacatttaaattagGGGAGGGGGAAtttagatataaaatgtgcgattaattgtcagttaattattgaagtgcgattaattacgctaaaatatatatatatatatatatatatatatatatatatatatatatatatatatatatatatatatatatatacgcatTCATCTTATTTTCTCAGCTACCATTCACACAcgatattttaaaaatcagCCAGCACATTCCTCTCAGTGACCAATCATATTTCAGCTTACTTTTGGTTTTCAGCTCCAGGTTTCGCGAAGAAAAAGGAGGTCCACCAGTGGCCAGAGTCTTGTCGTGGAAGTCCTGCAGGGAGCACATTCGAGTGACACTTAGAGGAagtctttaataataataataataataaaaaaaaaaaaaagaagacgagaAAGTCATCGTGTCGCGTACCAGGGTGGTGTGGGATGACCTCTCCCGAGAACTCGGCGCTGCTACACGAGCTGTTGCTGGATGTGGACCCGATGCGCCCTGCAAAAGCACACGCATTCACTTTCATTGGAGGCCCCACAGTGGGAAACTTCCCTATTTGCCGCTCTCTAGtaccagtttttttgtttttaaatattataacCTTCCCAGAGCCTTCAAACAAATTTTAACTTGTtagacagtttgtttgttttttaaatagattccATCCCTTTATTGAgaaacaggacattatttcattatttgtggACTCCAGCCAGGCCTTGTGCAATATTCTGAAGTTGTGCAACTTACTTCTGTAGTAATCATGGGTGGCGATGAGGGAGCCGCTGGATGGAATTGCTGCCATCTTCTCCGACTTCAGCTGGGAAAAAGTGGGTGAAAATTGGAGGACCTGAGGGCCAAACAGGAAAACATCAGTTGGCTCGCCAACGGATTCACACGAACAATTTGAGGCGGCTGTGGTTCAGCGAGTCGTCCAGGTTTAAGTCTCGGGTCCGACCGTCTGCTGTCaaagtgcccttgagcaagaaaCTAAACCGCActccttgtaaataaaaaacttgcgGCGTGGCATCTTCTCTCGGCCGGCTCGTTATATATCAGCATGTCACGCTTTCTTGTTTTGCTAAGATAAGACGACACCTTCGCTCGCTCTACAAATTGTGTAACTTGTAGCTCATGTTTTTCCTGTTATACTTCTCACGTGTCACCACTTTACAATAATTGCTTGTCTTATACTCTTATGTCTCTGGTTTCTATTTTTGACTTTATTGTAGATTGAATTTtgactatgtattttttttaagctggtgCCGAATCAAACATTTTGCAGAATAAAACTCCAATAATAAATCAgccaattaatttaaaaaaaataaaataaataaaaataattgtaaaaaaataaaataaaattttctttGGCCATTTAACGCTTAAAACAGTGATATGGATTCCAGGcagaaaatgtgacttttttttcattactgtTTTACAGGTTGAATTAAAATAGTTAATTATCAGCCAATTAAATTAGCCAGCCAATTATTGGATAGTTGTTTCTATATTATTAATACATTATCTAATTAATTTGACATCCATGTGGACAGCAAAGTAAGGATTTCATTGTACAGCGCAAGTAGATCATGTTTTGATACTGTTCATATGATAAGAAACAtgatgaatcttttttttttttttaaagccacgtGCACTCTGTGCTGCATTCCAGTGCATGTTtaatgtatgtactgtatatgtatatactgtagtatatttatatgtatgtaGACGAGAGACAGCTGTTTGTGGGTCTCCGGTTTCCTCGCTCCTCCAGCACGTGTGACAACGATGCCAAACTGCGGGATTGAAGTGTTGTTTTAGATTAAATGGCGACGCGCAACCAGATTAGATTATCAAAATTGGAAGTTTAC is a genomic window of Festucalex cinctus isolate MCC-2025b chromosome 2, RoL_Fcin_1.0, whole genome shotgun sequence containing:
- the ppdpfa gene encoding pancreatic progenitor cell differentiation and proliferation factor A encodes the protein MAAIPSSGSLIATHDYYRRRIGSTSSNSSCSSAEFSGEVIPHHPGLPRQDSGHWWTSFFFAKPGAENQKNGSYTVANGQVTCIAREMLSLPKLSESDDVGKFEASSPPPPPPPPASSSS